A genomic segment from Juglans regia cultivar Chandler chromosome 14, Walnut 2.0, whole genome shotgun sequence encodes:
- the LOC108992991 gene encoding pentatricopeptide repeat-containing protein At1g07590, mitochondrial yields MLKVTLLIQRGLIRAIRRAPPIPSASVRQILCSFYFLNTRAPEPDRILDSEEESPSCLSYGVEKLPKRDSIGSAFQSWKFPEKISDSNGENPGCLSHMIEKLQKDETVGSSFQRWMGYGFPINRGEIFHAINRLRKLKMNKRALEVMEWVIRERPYKPKELDYSYLLEFTTRLHGITQGERLFSRVPPEFQNELLYNNLVIACLDKGSIRLSLAYMKKMRELGHPISHLVFNRLIILHSSPSRRKVIPKILTQMKADKVASHVSTYNILMKMEANEHNIEGLMKVFSDMKRAKVEPNEISYCIVATAHAVARLNIVAEAYVESVEMSVTGNNWSTLDVLIILYGYLGKRKELERTWSIVQELPHVRSKSYVLAIEAFGRVGQLSRAEELWLEMKSVKGLKSSEQFNSIISVYCKHGLIDKASTLFLEMEMNGCKPNAITYRHLALGCLKAELVVEALKTLELGMDLTTSKRVRNSTPWLETTLSIIEIFAEKGDVVNVEKLFEELRKAKYIRYTFVYNTLLMAYVKAKKYDPNFLRRMILGGARPDSETYSLIKLAEQFRS; encoded by the exons ATGCTAAAGGTAACACTTCTAATTCAACGCGGTCTCATTCGGGCAATTCGTCGAGCGCCTCCGATTCCCTCCGCGTCTGTCCGTCAAATCCTTTGCAGTTTCTACTTTCTTAACACCCGAGCTCCTGAACCCGATAGAATTTTAGACTCGGAAGAAGAAAGCCCCAGCTGCTTGTCATATGGTGTTGAGAAGCTGCCAAAAAGAGACTCCATTGGGTCTGCTTTTCAGAGCTGGAAATTCCCCGAGAAAATATCGGACTCAAATGGAGAAAACCCTGGTTGCTTGTCTCATATGATTGAGAAGCTGCAAAAGGATGAGACTGTTGGGTCTTCCTTTCAAAGATGGATGGGTTATGGGTTCCCCATTAATAGAGGCGAGATTTTCCATGCAATTAACCGTCTTAGGAAGCTCAAGATGAACAAACGAGCGCttgag GTAATGGAGTGGGTGATTAGGGAAAGGCCATACAAACCTAAAGAACTAGACTACTCTTATCTATTGGAATTTACAACTAGACTTCATGGGATAACTCAGGGTGAAAGACTATTCTCTCGTGTTCCTCCTGAGTTCCAGAATGAGTTGCTCTACAACAATCTTGTGATCGCATGCTTGGATAAAGGTTCGATAAGGCTTTCACTTGCATAcatgaagaaaatgagggaactGGGTCATCCCATCTCACACTTGGTCTTCAACCGCCTCATTATCCTCCATTCCTCCCCAAGCCGTAGGAAAGTTATCCCCAAAATCCTCACTCAGATGAAGGCTGATAAGGTGGCTTCACATGTGTCAACCTACAACATTCTTATGAAAATGGAAGCCAACGAACACAATATTGAAGGGCTGATGAAGGTATTCAGTGACATGAAACGAGCAAAAGTTGAGCCAAATGAAATATCTTACTGCATCGTAGCCACTGCACATGCAGTGGCAAGGTTGAACATTGTGGCTGAAGCCTATGTCGAATCTGTGGAGATGTCTGTTACAGGGAATAACTGGTCAACACTGGATGTCCTAATCATCTTGTATGGGTATTTAGGGAAAAGGAAGGAGCTAGAGAGAACTTGGAGTATTGTGCAAGAACTCCCTCATGTTAGGTCTAAAAGTTACGTACTGGCAATTGAAGCATTTGGTAGAGTTGGACAGCTAAGTCGGGCTGAAGAGCTTTGGTTAGAAATGAAGTCAGTAAAAGGGTTAAAATCAAGTGAGCAGTTCAACTCTATAATATCTGTATATTGCAAACATGGTTTGATCGATAAAGCATCTACGCTTTTTTTGGAAATGGAGATGAATGGGTGCAAACCAAATGCCATAACATATCGACATCTTGCTTTGGGTTGTCTAAAAGCAGAACTCGTGGTGGAAGCCTTGAAGACTCTAGAGTTGGGGATGGATCTAACAACGAGCAAGAGGGTCAGGAATTCAACCCCATGGTTGGAGACCACGCTTTCAATAATTGAGATTTTTGCAGAGAAGGGTGATGTTGTGAATGTAGAGAAGTTGTTTGAAGAACTTAGGAAAGCTAAGTATATCAGGTATACCTTTGTGTACAATACCTTGCTCATGGCATATGTGAAGGCCAAGAAATATGACCCAAATTTTTTGAGAAGGATGATTCTAGGAGGAGCTAGGCCAGATTCTGAGACCTATAGCCTGATCAAACTTGCAGAACAGTTTCGGAGCTGA
- the LOC108992968 gene encoding outer envelope pore protein 16, chloroplastic-like, whose protein sequence is MPGSMFSGSVTTPKVDVAIDMGNPFLNLTVDGFLKIGAVAATRAAAEDAYHVLRKGNISQHNFTHTLKKICKEGAYWGTVAGVYVGMEYGAERIRGTRDWKNAMMGGAVTGALVSAASSNNKDKIVMDAITGCAVATAAEFLNYLV, encoded by the exons ATGCCTGGGAGCATGTTTTCTGGTTCTGTGACTACTCCTAAAGTCGACGTCGCGATTGACATGGGCAACCCTTTCCTCAACCTCACCGTAGATGGTTTCTTGAAGATCGGCGCC GTCGCGGCTACCAGAGCAGCTGCAGAGGATGCTTATCACGTCCTTAGAaaag GGAATATTTCTCAGCACAATTTTACGCACACG CTGAAGAAGATTTGTAAAGAAGGCGCGTATTGGG GAACTGTGGCTGGAGTGTATGTGGGAATGGAGTATGGAGCAGAGAGGATTCGTGGCACAAGAGACTGG AAGAATGCCATGATGGGCGGTGCGGTGACAGGTGCCCTGGTATCTGCAGCCAGCAGCAACAACAAAGACAAGATTGTGATGGATGCCATTACAGGCTGTGCGGTTGCAACTGCTGCAGAGTTCCTCAACTACCTCGTCTGA